One Alteromonas sp. KC3 DNA segment encodes these proteins:
- the dxs gene encoding 1-deoxy-D-xylulose-5-phosphate synthase, with protein sequence MSLDLQHYPTLALAQTPEKLRQLPQDKLRELADELREYLLNCVSQTSGHFASGLGTVELTVALHYVYNTPFDRLLWDVGHQAYPHKILTGRAERMSTIRQKDGLHPFPWPPESDYDTFAVGHSSTSISAALGMAVAAEKEGKDRKVVAVIGDGAMTAGMAFEALNHAGDIKKDMVVVLNDNEMSISENVGALNSHLARLLTGNFFNSIRDGGKRLLSNVPPIKEFASRAEEHLKGMVVPGTIFEELGFNYIGPIDGHDVNAVVDTLRNMRKFEGPQLLHVVTKKGKGYAVAEQDPIKFHAVPKFNPADNALPKSKPSAPTYSAIFGKWLCDMAAQDPKLMAVTPAMREGSGMVEFSQRFPDQYFDVAIAEQHAVTFGAGLAKDGMNAVVAIYSSFLQRAYDQLIHDVAIQDLPVLFAIDRAGIVGADGPTHQGAFDIAFLRCIPNMVVMAPADENECRQMLYTGHKLQKPAAVRYPRGAGMGITPDEEMTALEIGKSRLIRSSSVDDGKRVAILNFGCLLPYAIEAAEECNATVIDMRFVKPLDGEAVMNAASEHDALITLEDGCIMGGAGSAVLEHLQQNGVLKPVKMLGLPDSFILQGTQQEMYNVHGLDTKGIVSAIQELTK encoded by the coding sequence ATGAGTTTAGATCTCCAACATTACCCAACGCTTGCGCTTGCGCAAACACCAGAAAAGCTGAGACAGCTGCCTCAAGACAAGCTGCGCGAGTTAGCTGATGAGTTGCGTGAATATTTACTTAATTGCGTAAGCCAAACAAGTGGCCATTTTGCCTCAGGCTTAGGTACAGTCGAATTAACGGTGGCGCTGCACTACGTGTATAACACGCCATTCGACCGATTATTGTGGGATGTTGGGCACCAGGCCTACCCACACAAAATTCTCACCGGTCGTGCAGAGCGCATGAGCACAATCCGTCAAAAAGATGGACTGCATCCCTTTCCATGGCCTCCAGAGAGCGATTATGACACCTTTGCAGTGGGTCATTCGTCTACCTCAATTAGTGCAGCCCTGGGAATGGCGGTTGCCGCGGAAAAAGAAGGCAAAGACCGCAAAGTAGTTGCCGTTATTGGCGATGGCGCTATGACAGCAGGTATGGCATTTGAAGCGCTGAACCACGCTGGCGATATCAAAAAAGATATGGTTGTGGTGCTTAATGACAACGAAATGTCGATTTCTGAGAATGTAGGTGCATTAAATAGTCATTTGGCTAGATTACTCACCGGTAATTTCTTTAACTCTATTCGTGATGGTGGCAAAAGGCTGCTAAGTAATGTGCCGCCTATTAAAGAGTTCGCCAGCCGTGCTGAAGAGCACTTAAAAGGCATGGTAGTACCTGGTACCATTTTTGAAGAATTAGGTTTTAACTATATCGGCCCAATTGACGGCCATGATGTTAACGCTGTTGTCGATACCTTGCGCAATATGCGTAAATTTGAAGGCCCTCAGTTGCTGCATGTAGTAACTAAAAAAGGAAAAGGCTATGCCGTAGCCGAACAGGATCCTATCAAGTTTCATGCTGTGCCTAAATTCAACCCTGCTGATAATGCGCTTCCTAAATCAAAACCTTCAGCCCCTACCTATTCGGCTATTTTTGGTAAGTGGTTATGTGATATGGCAGCCCAAGATCCTAAGTTGATGGCTGTTACCCCCGCGATGCGCGAAGGCTCAGGAATGGTTGAGTTCTCGCAGCGATTCCCAGACCAATACTTTGATGTTGCCATCGCAGAGCAGCACGCCGTCACGTTCGGTGCAGGATTAGCAAAAGATGGCATGAACGCGGTTGTAGCAATTTACTCTTCATTTTTACAACGCGCTTATGATCAGCTAATTCATGATGTCGCCATTCAAGATTTACCTGTGTTATTCGCGATTGATAGAGCGGGCATTGTTGGCGCTGATGGCCCAACCCACCAGGGCGCATTTGATATCGCCTTTTTACGCTGTATCCCTAACATGGTGGTTATGGCCCCTGCGGACGAAAATGAATGCAGACAAATGCTCTATACAGGCCACAAGCTTCAAAAACCAGCAGCGGTGCGTTATCCGCGTGGCGCTGGTATGGGCATTACACCAGATGAGGAAATGACAGCGCTTGAGATTGGTAAATCTCGTCTGATACGTTCATCAAGTGTGGATGATGGCAAGCGCGTCGCTATTTTAAATTTTGGTTGTTTATTACCTTATGCAATAGAAGCGGCTGAAGAATGCAATGCCACGGTTATTGATATGCGCTTTGTGAAGCCGTTAGACGGCGAAGCTGTAATGAATGCGGCCAGTGAACACGATGCACTCATAACGCTAGAAGACGGCTGCATCATGGGTGGAGCGGGCAGCGCAGTACTGGAACATTTGCAACAAAACGGCGTATTGAAGCCAGTGAAGATGTTAGGGCTGCCTGATAGCTTTATTTTGCAAGGTACGCAGCAAGAAATGTATAACGTGCATGGTTTGGATACCAAGGGTATCGTTAGCGCAATACAGGAACTCACGAAATAA
- a CDS encoding phosphatidylglycerophosphatase A family protein, with amino-acid sequence MQAEYRARVSMKNPVHFLALGFGSGLVPFMPGTFGSLAAIPLLVLCANVSIISFVALTLIFSIVGIYLCGKTADDMQVHDHGSIVWDEIAGMFVTFLLVPISLSTLVIGFVLFRLFDILKPWPIGIIDKRLHGGTGIMLDDLIAGAMACGCLHLLMWFWPASLQFI; translated from the coding sequence ATGCAAGCAGAGTATCGCGCCAGAGTCAGTATGAAGAATCCGGTACATTTTCTGGCTCTTGGCTTTGGTAGTGGTCTAGTGCCTTTTATGCCAGGTACGTTTGGCTCATTAGCAGCAATCCCTTTGCTTGTTTTATGTGCCAATGTATCGATTATTTCGTTCGTCGCGCTCACACTTATATTTTCTATTGTTGGTATATATCTTTGCGGCAAAACTGCAGATGATATGCAAGTGCACGATCATGGTTCTATCGTGTGGGATGAAATAGCGGGCATGTTTGTGACATTTCTGCTTGTCCCAATCTCGCTGTCTACTTTAGTGATTGGATTCGTCTTATTTCGTTTGTTTGATATTTTAAAGCCTTGGCCAATAGGTATCATTGATAAACGCTTACACGGCGGTACAGGTATCATGTTAGACGATTTAATTGCTGGTGCTATGGCTTGCGGATGTTTACATCTATTAATGTGGTTTTGGCCTGCGTCACTGCAGTTTATATAA
- the thiL gene encoding thiamine-phosphate kinase yields the protein MKEFDLIGRYFSNSGHKRKDVVIGIGDDCAVTTVPENQQLAVTTDTLVAGVHFLKDAPAKSVAYKTVAVNLSDLAAMGAEPAWISLSLSLPEVNEPWLDDFVSGLHELTQYYSVQLIGGDTVKGPMAMTITAQGFIPPGSELTRSGAKPGDWVYVTGTLGDAGAGLDILQNNIEVAGEAKDVLINRHYFPTPRVAVGTAIRRIATSCIDVSDGLISDLGHILNASNCGANVHVDRLPLSRALTSAVSPEQAIEYALSAGDDYELIFTVGEEQRGSLETSLASTNVKATCIGQLTGQSGSLSLLKDNVKYTPTNPSGYEHSF from the coding sequence GTGAAAGAATTCGATCTTATCGGCCGCTATTTCTCAAACAGTGGCCACAAACGCAAAGATGTTGTTATTGGTATTGGTGATGATTGTGCTGTAACAACGGTTCCAGAAAATCAACAACTCGCTGTTACCACAGATACACTGGTAGCTGGCGTACACTTCTTAAAAGATGCACCTGCCAAATCGGTAGCTTACAAAACGGTTGCCGTAAACTTAAGTGATTTGGCTGCCATGGGCGCCGAGCCAGCTTGGATTAGTTTGTCGTTGTCTTTGCCTGAAGTGAATGAGCCTTGGCTTGACGACTTTGTCAGTGGGTTACATGAGCTTACTCAATACTACTCAGTTCAGTTAATTGGTGGTGACACCGTTAAAGGGCCTATGGCAATGACCATTACTGCCCAAGGCTTCATCCCACCTGGCTCTGAGTTAACGCGAAGTGGTGCTAAGCCTGGTGATTGGGTTTATGTAACGGGAACTTTGGGTGATGCAGGTGCAGGTCTGGATATTCTGCAGAACAATATTGAAGTGGCAGGTGAAGCGAAAGACGTGTTAATAAATCGTCATTACTTTCCCACACCACGTGTGGCTGTAGGTACAGCTATACGCCGTATTGCAACATCGTGCATTGATGTCTCAGATGGGCTGATCTCTGATTTAGGCCATATTCTTAATGCGTCAAATTGCGGTGCAAATGTGCATGTCGACAGGTTACCGTTATCCAGAGCACTTACTAGTGCAGTTTCACCAGAGCAAGCCATTGAGTACGCATTATCGGCTGGCGATGACTATGAGCTCATTTTTACTGTTGGTGAAGAGCAGCGTGGCAGTCTTGAAACATCTTTGGCGAGTACCAATGTAAAGGCTACTTGTATTGGACAGTTAACGGGGCAGTCTGGTTCGCTTAGTTTGCTTAAAGACAACGTAAAATATACGCCTACCAATCCTTCAGGTTACGAGCACAGCTTTTAG
- the nusB gene encoding transcription antitermination factor NusB: protein MKVSARRKARELALQGVYSWQMSHNDIQQVELALATSNDMQKVDMAYFQALLRGVAHNASNLDATIKPYLGRLPEELDAIEKAILRIATLELTERIDVPYRVIINEAIELAKAFGAEESHKFINGALDKAVRTLRKDERD from the coding sequence GTGAAAGTTTCAGCTCGTCGTAAAGCCCGTGAATTAGCCCTACAAGGCGTCTATTCATGGCAAATGAGTCACAACGATATCCAGCAAGTTGAACTGGCATTAGCAACCAGTAATGACATGCAAAAGGTGGATATGGCGTATTTTCAAGCTTTGTTGCGTGGTGTAGCACACAATGCAAGCAATCTTGATGCGACAATCAAGCCTTACTTAGGCCGTTTGCCTGAAGAACTGGACGCTATTGAAAAAGCCATTCTTCGCATTGCGACACTAGAGCTGACAGAGCGCATCGATGTGCCTTATCGCGTAATTATTAATGAAGCGATTGAACTTGCTAAGGCTTTTGGTGCCGAAGAAAGTCATAAGTTCATTAATGGCGCATTGGATAAAGCTGTGCGCACATTGCGCAAAGATGAGCGCGACTAA
- the ribH gene encoding 6,7-dimethyl-8-ribityllumazine synthase — MQVIEGNIRATGKKFAIVVSRFNSFVVESLLEGALDTLERHGEVSDDDITLVRVPGAYELPVVAKKLAEKKSFDAIIALGAVIRGGTPHFDFVAGECNKGLAQVSLEYGVPVSFGVITTDSIEQAIERSGTKAGNKGAEAALGALEMVNVIDAVEKL; from the coding sequence ATGCAGGTAATTGAAGGTAATATCAGAGCAACCGGTAAGAAGTTTGCTATCGTAGTATCACGCTTTAATAGCTTTGTTGTAGAAAGCTTACTAGAAGGTGCATTAGACACGCTAGAGCGTCACGGTGAAGTAAGTGATGATGATATCACGCTAGTACGTGTACCTGGTGCTTACGAGTTACCTGTAGTGGCTAAGAAGCTCGCCGAGAAAAAGTCATTTGATGCCATCATCGCGCTAGGTGCAGTTATTCGAGGCGGCACGCCGCATTTCGATTTTGTTGCTGGCGAATGTAATAAAGGTCTTGCGCAAGTATCACTAGAGTACGGTGTGCCAGTATCATTTGGCGTGATTACAACAGATTCAATTGAACAAGCAATCGAACGTTCAGGGACCAAAGCGGGTAACAAAGGTGCAGAAGCTGCACTAGGCGCGCTTGAAATGGTTAACGTAATCGATGCTGTTGAAAAGCTTTAA
- the ribBA gene encoding bifunctional 3,4-dihydroxy-2-butanone-4-phosphate synthase/GTP cyclohydrolase II, translating to MAFNTTQEIIEDIRQGKMVILMDDEDRENEGDLIMAAEHVTPEAINFMVTHARGLVCLPMTQERCRTLNLPLMVDKNEAQFSTNFTVSIEAATGVTTGISAADRATTILAAVAKDAKATDIVQPGHIFPLIAKDGGVLNRAGHTEAGVDLPRLAGLEPAGVIVEILNEDGTMARRPELEKFAEKHNLKIGTIADLIEYRNLNETTIEKVAQCNMPTEYGDFELHTFKDSIDNQLHFALKKGDIKEDEPTLVRVHLHNTFSDLLGSTRGIHRSMTLADGMRKISEEGGVLVLLGKEEHIEHQVRRFAAEDRGERPTGADWQGSSRTIGVGSQILASMGVHKMRLLSKPIKYHALSGYGLEVVEYVHD from the coding sequence ATGGCATTTAACACTACACAAGAAATTATCGAAGACATTCGTCAGGGCAAGATGGTTATTCTGATGGATGATGAAGATCGCGAAAATGAAGGCGATCTGATTATGGCGGCTGAGCATGTCACCCCTGAAGCCATAAACTTCATGGTTACCCATGCACGCGGCCTAGTGTGTTTGCCAATGACGCAAGAACGCTGCCGAACACTGAATTTACCGCTAATGGTAGATAAAAACGAAGCGCAGTTTTCTACTAATTTCACGGTTTCGATTGAAGCTGCTACGGGGGTAACGACTGGTATTTCTGCGGCAGATCGCGCTACGACAATACTTGCAGCGGTTGCTAAAGACGCTAAAGCTACTGACATTGTTCAGCCTGGGCATATCTTCCCACTTATTGCCAAAGATGGTGGTGTGTTAAATCGCGCTGGCCACACTGAAGCTGGGGTTGATTTACCGCGATTGGCAGGGCTTGAGCCTGCAGGCGTGATTGTAGAAATTCTTAATGAAGATGGCACCATGGCGCGCCGCCCTGAGCTGGAGAAGTTCGCCGAAAAGCACAATCTTAAAATTGGTACTATTGCCGATCTTATCGAATATAGAAACTTAAACGAAACCACTATCGAGAAAGTGGCACAATGTAATATGCCAACCGAATATGGCGACTTTGAACTTCACACATTTAAAGACAGTATTGATAACCAACTGCATTTTGCATTGAAAAAAGGTGACATCAAAGAAGATGAGCCAACGTTAGTACGTGTTCACCTTCACAATACCTTTAGTGATCTTCTCGGCTCGACCCGCGGTATTCATCGCTCGATGACGCTTGCTGATGGCATGCGCAAAATATCAGAAGAAGGCGGTGTGTTGGTACTGTTAGGTAAGGAAGAACATATTGAACATCAAGTACGTCGCTTTGCAGCTGAAGATAGAGGTGAGCGTCCTACTGGTGCAGACTGGCAAGGCTCATCACGCACTATCGGCGTTGGTAGCCAAATTCTAGCATCGATGGGCGTGCACAAAATGCGCTTGTTGAGCAAACCCATTAAATATCACGCCTTGTCAGGTTATGGCCTTGAAGTCGTGGAGTACGTTCACGACTAG
- a CDS encoding riboflavin synthase, which yields MFTGIIQALGTIQKLDNRGNDIRLTVSSPTLDMSDVALGDSIATNGVCLTVTDMGKDFYCADVSAETIKLTGFAHYSSGSTVNLEKAMRPTDRFGGHIVSGHVDGVGTVTQIIKHADYIEFWVKAPEDLAKYIAHKGSITVDGISLTVNEVNGAEFMLWIIPHTLKETIMGTYKVGTAVNLEVDVIARYLERLMLGDKAAEPKSKGIDMAFLAENGFLKR from the coding sequence ATGTTTACCGGAATTATTCAGGCGCTAGGCACTATCCAGAAGTTGGATAACCGCGGAAATGACATCCGCCTTACTGTATCGTCACCTACCTTAGACATGTCTGATGTGGCGCTTGGAGACAGCATTGCCACTAACGGTGTGTGTCTAACTGTTACAGATATGGGCAAAGACTTCTACTGTGCAGACGTTTCAGCAGAAACCATCAAATTGACGGGGTTTGCGCATTATTCATCGGGTTCTACTGTTAATTTGGAAAAGGCAATGCGTCCAACTGACAGATTTGGTGGACATATTGTTTCTGGTCACGTCGATGGTGTTGGTACAGTAACTCAAATCATTAAACACGCCGACTACATAGAATTTTGGGTGAAAGCACCCGAAGATCTTGCCAAGTATATTGCGCACAAGGGCAGTATAACCGTTGATGGGATTAGCCTTACGGTTAATGAAGTTAATGGCGCTGAATTTATGTTGTGGATCATTCCACATACATTAAAAGAAACGATTATGGGCACGTATAAAGTCGGTACAGCAGTTAACCTTGAAGTAGATGTTATCGCACGATACTTAGAGCGGTTAATGCTAGGTGACAAAGCGGCTGAACCGAAAAGCAAAGGCATTGATATGGCATTTTTAGCCGAGAACGGATTTTTAAAAAGATAA
- the ribD gene encoding bifunctional diaminohydroxyphosphoribosylaminopyrimidine deaminase/5-amino-6-(5-phosphoribosylamino)uracil reductase RibD, producing the protein MAKAIQLAKKGLYTTSPNPRVGCVIVDESNQLIGEGFHIQAGTPHAEVHALREAALSRKQGAKGATAYVTLEPCSHFGRTPPCAEALVKAQVARVVIAMTDPNPNVSGNGIRILQDAGIEVVSDVMAAEAAALNPGFIKRMLTGIPFVRVKLGISLDGKIALSNGVSQWITGAEARRDVQHYRAKSCAVLTGSGTVKADDPSLLVRVNEAGFTDYPLEEVRQPTRVVVDSKNALGQDYQLMKDGHTTLIATTQAQPDTASEHFICVDEQEGKVDLSALLQALGDKQYNEVWVEAGPGLAGALLSKGLVDELICYQAPKLLGDKGISMVNLPDFTSLDQSISLTLIENRQVGNDIKLIFRPDVSNTTR; encoded by the coding sequence ATGGCAAAAGCTATCCAACTTGCCAAAAAAGGCCTTTACACCACGTCACCTAACCCTCGCGTTGGTTGTGTTATTGTCGATGAAAGTAATCAATTGATTGGCGAAGGCTTCCATATTCAAGCCGGTACTCCTCATGCGGAAGTTCACGCATTAAGAGAAGCCGCGCTTTCAAGAAAGCAGGGCGCGAAAGGGGCTACGGCTTATGTCACGTTAGAGCCTTGCAGCCATTTTGGTAGAACACCGCCTTGTGCTGAAGCGCTAGTGAAAGCGCAGGTTGCACGCGTAGTAATAGCGATGACTGACCCCAATCCTAATGTAAGTGGAAATGGTATTCGCATTCTACAAGATGCTGGTATTGAAGTGGTTAGCGATGTAATGGCTGCTGAAGCTGCAGCGCTGAACCCTGGCTTTATCAAACGTATGTTGACGGGTATACCCTTTGTTCGAGTAAAACTCGGCATTAGCTTGGATGGTAAAATAGCGCTGAGCAATGGCGTTAGCCAATGGATCACAGGGGCTGAGGCAAGACGCGATGTGCAACATTATCGCGCAAAAAGCTGCGCGGTACTGACAGGCTCTGGTACCGTCAAAGCCGACGATCCAAGTCTATTGGTAAGAGTAAATGAAGCGGGCTTTACAGATTACCCTTTAGAGGAAGTGAGGCAACCTACCCGAGTAGTCGTGGATAGCAAGAACGCGCTAGGTCAAGACTACCAGCTGATGAAAGATGGTCACACCACACTTATTGCTACCACACAGGCCCAGCCAGATACCGCCAGTGAACACTTTATTTGCGTAGATGAGCAAGAGGGAAAAGTTGATCTTAGTGCGCTTTTGCAAGCGCTTGGTGACAAGCAATACAATGAAGTATGGGTTGAAGCCGGGCCCGGACTTGCTGGAGCATTACTTAGTAAAGGCTTAGTTGATGAACTTATTTGTTATCAAGCGCCTAAATTATTAGGCGATAAAGGCATCAGTATGGTGAATTTGCCCGATTTTACATCGCTTGATCAATCTATTTCACTGACGCTCATTGAAAATCGGCAGGTGGGCAACGATATTAAGCTTATCTTCCGTCCAGATGTTAGCAACACAACACGCTAA
- the nrdR gene encoding transcriptional regulator NrdR, with product MFCPFCSAQETKVIDSRLVAEGHQVRRRRECIVCHERFTTFESAELVMPRVIKRDGSREPFNEDKLRAGLQRALEKRPVSTEKVEQCILSLKSELRATGEREVESELLGNLIMKALKELDKVAYVRFASVYRSFEDIREFGEEIARLGD from the coding sequence ATGTTTTGCCCTTTCTGCTCCGCGCAAGAAACCAAAGTGATTGATTCTCGCCTTGTAGCGGAAGGGCATCAAGTGCGCAGACGTCGCGAATGCATCGTTTGCCATGAACGCTTTACCACATTTGAAAGCGCAGAATTGGTTATGCCTCGCGTAATCAAGCGCGATGGCTCTAGAGAGCCGTTTAATGAAGATAAATTGCGTGCTGGGCTACAACGTGCGCTAGAAAAACGTCCCGTCAGTACCGAAAAAGTAGAGCAATGTATTTTATCGCTTAAGTCTGAGCTTCGCGCGACAGGTGAGCGAGAAGTAGAAAGTGAGCTGCTGGGTAACTTAATAATGAAAGCCCTTAAAGAGCTAGATAAAGTTGCTTATGTACGCTTTGCATCGGTCTACCGCTCCTTCGAAGATATTAGAGAGTTTGGAGAAGAAATAGCACGATTGGGCGACTGA
- the glyA gene encoding serine hydroxymethyltransferase, with protein MFSREMNIADFDPELADAMAKEVERQEHHIELIASENYCSPRVMEAQGSQLTNKYAEGYPGKRYYGGCEHVDVVEQLAIDRAKELFGAEYANVQPHAGSQANSAVFMALLDAGDTVLGMSLSEGGHLTHGSHVNFSGKTYNAVQYGLNKETGEIDYAQVEALAKEHKPKMIIGGFSAYSGVVDWAKFREIADSVGAFLLVDMAHVAGLVAAGVYPNPLPHAHVVTTTTHKTLAGPRSGLILSACGDETIYKKLNSSVFPGNQGGPLCHVIAAKAVAFKEALQPEFKAYQQQVVANAKAMVAVMIERGYKIVSGGTDNHLFLLDLIDKDITGKDADAALGAANITVNKNSVPNDPRSPFVTSGLRIGSPAITRRGFKEEEAKQVASWICDILDNMGDESVIKRVQGEVVALCAQFPVYK; from the coding sequence ACTGTAGCCCACGCGTGATGGAAGCGCAGGGTTCACAACTTACTAATAAGTATGCAGAAGGTTACCCGGGCAAGCGCTACTACGGTGGTTGTGAGCACGTTGACGTTGTTGAGCAGTTAGCAATCGATCGTGCGAAAGAACTTTTCGGTGCGGAATACGCAAATGTACAGCCACACGCAGGTTCTCAAGCTAACTCTGCGGTATTTATGGCATTGCTAGATGCTGGCGATACTGTATTAGGTATGAGCTTATCTGAAGGTGGCCACCTTACTCACGGCTCTCACGTAAACTTCTCTGGTAAAACCTACAATGCGGTTCAGTACGGTCTAAACAAAGAAACGGGTGAAATTGACTACGCTCAAGTAGAAGCGCTTGCGAAAGAGCACAAACCGAAAATGATTATTGGTGGTTTCTCTGCGTATTCTGGCGTTGTAGATTGGGCTAAGTTCCGTGAAATTGCTGACAGCGTTGGCGCGTTTCTATTAGTTGACATGGCCCACGTTGCTGGACTAGTTGCAGCTGGTGTTTACCCTAACCCGCTTCCTCACGCGCATGTAGTGACAACGACGACTCATAAAACCCTTGCAGGCCCTCGCAGTGGTTTGATCCTTTCTGCTTGTGGTGATGAGACTATCTACAAAAAGCTAAATAGCTCGGTATTTCCAGGCAACCAAGGCGGTCCACTTTGCCACGTTATTGCGGCTAAAGCGGTGGCGTTCAAAGAAGCACTTCAGCCAGAGTTCAAAGCGTATCAGCAGCAGGTTGTTGCAAATGCGAAAGCCATGGTTGCAGTAATGATTGAGCGTGGTTACAAGATTGTTTCTGGTGGTACTGATAACCACTTGTTCCTTCTCGACCTCATTGACAAAGACATCACAGGTAAAGATGCTGATGCAGCATTAGGTGCAGCGAACATCACGGTTAATAAAAACTCGGTGCCAAATGATCCGCGTTCACCGTTTGTAACCAGTGGTCTGCGTATCGGTAGTCCAGCAATTACTCGTCGTGGCTTTAAAGAAGAAGAAGCAAAGCAAGTTGCAAGCTGGATCTGTGACATCCTTGACAACATGGGCGATGAGTCTGTTATCAAGCGTGTGCAAGGCGAAGTTGTAGCGCTTTGCGCGCAATTCCCTGTTTACAAGTAA